One segment of Ricinus communis isolate WT05 ecotype wild-type chromosome 8, ASM1957865v1, whole genome shotgun sequence DNA contains the following:
- the LOC8264859 gene encoding ribosome-inactivating protein gelonin yields the protein MNSYPAESFDAGSYDAGKYTDFLNKLRGTLKSSVVSHSIPVLPTKLPVTSDKRFAMVILTSSKSTTTIALDVINAYVLGFQVGKKSYFFKDVAKDIYESKLFTGTTKARLPYGGSYQALFIAGANREKVPLGISQLNNAIFQLIKYASSPSTADIASNLLVVIQMISEAARFKYIEKKLVEKFNEDLYPKGDLLSLENNWGALSIAIQTSKNGKFSTKIALQDENYKTYYVSTVAEVQPKMGLLLAKESIRGETMFWPDNEDLIMLLSMLD from the coding sequence ATGAATAGCTATCCTGCAGAGAGTTTTGACGCAGGCAGTTACGATGCCGGCAAATACACAGACTTTCTGAACAAATTACGTGGGACGTTGAAAAGTAGTGTTGTTAGCCATTCGATACCAGTGTTGCCTACCAAATTGCCTGTCACCAGTGACAAAAGGTTTGCTATGGTGATACTCACAAGCTCAAAATCCACCACAACAATAGCATTGGATGTCATCAACGCATATGTTCTTGGTTTTCAAGTTGGAAAAAAATCCTACTTCTTTAAAGATGTTGCTAAAGATATATATGAATCTAAACTTTTCACTGGTACAACGAAAGCCAGACTTCCATACGGGGGCAGCTACCAAGCTCTGTTCATTGCCGGAGCAAATAGAGAGAAAGTGCCACTGGGAATTTCACAGTTAAACAATGCCATCTTTCAACTTATTAAGTATGCTTCCTCTCCTTCAACTGCCGATATCGCCTCTAATCTTCTAGTTGTCATTCAAATGATTTCAGAAGCTGCACgatttaaatatatagagaaaaaattagttgaaaaatttaatgaagACCTTTATCCTAAAGGTGACTTACTCAGCCTTGAGAACAACTGGGGTGCCCTTTCCATTGCCATTCAGACATCTAAAAACGGAAAATTTTCTACCAAAATAGCACTGCAagatgaaaattataaaacctATTATGTATCCACGGTTGCAGAAGTACAACCTAAGATGGGACTCTTGCTAGCCAAGGAATCAATTCGTGGAGAAACAATGTTTTGGCCAGACAATGAAGACCTCATCATGCTGTTGTCAATGTTGGattaa
- the LOC8264862 gene encoding BEL1-like homeodomain protein 4, with protein MDASSFRSESHIAQQSRRDKLRVQSSSSVQHLDDFPNNLEHLPVHSELTPDLVQVRNDRNGSNIFYEPITTVFPSAEMLHFASSSNVLPAQRDHHHHAMLIGQEQPQPQPSRPIPGESTSFTNMSHHSHPISSNFNASPKANTSDPQGCSSNWRNIDSHQSYDWMVNYHASGSSSSVGRESNQKPMFVGDVLSNSARANNISTSTLYLKTSYNGFQDGHQASLANQSSEMPGQHSQKQYREMQIATSHIHPSFYQNSLQDVVTPDSIGGNSERILLPTYGNQSTALFFDNANAWMNRPVENCHQWSSELGIITRKTDQELRPIANDHNTQGLSLSLSSNPPSRGNVTQFGEGYESEYFQSKSGIFKEPHQDSKLVRPNYSCAMSKPAIVSRSSGKSLNEMVGTSNYALRNPGPLGPFTGYATILKSSRFLKPAQELLDEFCDATGLKLMRPGEGSGRTSAEVNSLASLDVVISTADAETAVKGNNNSGVSSSTFYSSNEVSGDMGVASSSCESYRPEYQQRKAKLLYLQEEVSRRYKQYHQQMQMVASSFEAVAGLSAATPYVSLALRTVSRNFRFLKLAISDQLKYVCKALGEDLLSPNSGASSSKGDTSTPRTRYRDQSFHRHKSGGANVGIFEPQQHVWRPQRGLPERSVAILRAWLFEHFLHPYPTDTDKHMLATQTGLSRNQVSNWFINARVRVWKPMVEEIHMLETKGLAETNRSASNNDGKSKEGTSQPNHEQALNNLGASSMLNKQQLECSGSGSSAGSGEQQLQTGQWSQDKRSRLDQFQVPSNMDGSMMNFLPYQRSGIDIGAGLGAVSLTLGLRHGVENVQQQQQQHQHPEVQQHEDQLRRQFGGQMIHDFVG; from the exons ATGGACGCTAGCAGTTTCAGGTCTGAATCACATATTGCACAACAAAGCAGGAGAGATAAGTTGAGAGTTCAATCAAGTTCTTCAGTTCAGCATTTAGACGACTTCCCTAACAATCTGGAACATTTGCCTGTACATTCTGAGCTAACCCCAGATCTTGTTCAGGTTCGAAATGATAGAAATGGCAGCAATATCTTTTATGAACCTATTACTACTGTGTTTCCCTCTGCAGAAATGCTCCATTTTGCTTCTAGTTCTAATGTTTTACCAGCTCAAAGAGATCATCACCATCACGCGATGCTAATTGGTCAAGAACAACCGCAACCACAACCCAGTAGGCCTATACCTGGGGAGTCGACTTCATTCACTAACATGTCTCATCACTCTCACCCAATTTCTTCAAACTTTAATGCTTCACCTAAAGCTAATACCAGTGACCCACAAGGATGTAGCAGTAACTGGAGAAATATTGATTCACATCAAAGTTATGACTGGATGGTGAATTATCATGCAAGTGGATCATCATCGTCAGTAGGTAGGGAAAGCAATCAGAAACCTATGTTTGTTGGGGATGTCTTGTCAAATAGTGCAAGGGCAAACAATATTTCTACATCTACATTATATTTGAAGACTAGTTACAATGGGTTCCAAGATGGTCATCAAGCTTCTTTAGCTAATCAATCTAGTGAAATGCCTGGTCAACATAGTCAAAAGCAGTATAGGGAGATGCAAATTGCTACTTCTCATATCCATCCATCATTCTATCAAAACTCTCTTCAAGATGTTGTTACCCCAGATTCCATTGGAGGGAATAGTGAAAGGATTCTCCTTCCAACATATGGTAATCAATCAACGGCTTTGTTTTTTGATAATGCCAATGCTTGGATGAATAGGCCAGTTGAGAATTGCCATCAATGGAGTAGTGAATTGGGTATAATTACAAGGAAGACTGACCAAGAATTGAGGCCTATTGCTAATGATCATAATACTCAGGGTCTATCTCTGTCCCTTTCATCGAATCCTCCATCTAGAGGGAATGTAACTCAGTTTGGAGAGGGATACGAATCCGAGTATTTTCAGTCGAAGTCGGGAATTTTCAAAGAACCTCATCAAGATTCTAAACTCGTCAGGCCAAATTATTCATGCGCAATGTCAAAGCCAGCAATTGTCAGTAGAAGTAGTGGAAAATCACTTAACGAAATGGTGGGAACGTCTAATTATGCTCTTCGGAATCCTGGTCCTCTTGGTCCTTTTACTGGATATGCTACTATTCTTAAGAGTTCAAGATTCTTGAAACCAGCTCAAGAGCTATTAGATGAGTTCTGTGATGCAACAGGTTTAAAACTCATGAGACCTGGAGAGGGGTCTGGTAGGACATCTGCTGAAGTTAACTCTTTAGCTTCTCTTGATGTTGTTATTAGTACAGCAGACGCAGAGACTGCTGTTAAAGGCAACAATAATTCTGGAGTCTCATCATCTACATTCTATAGCTCGAATGAGGTAAGTGGCGATATGGGAGTTGCGAGCAGTTCTTGCGAATCTTACAGGCCGGAGTACCAACAAAGGAAGGCGAAGCTACTGTATTTGCAGGAGGAG GTAAGCAGAAGGTACAAGCAATATCACCAGCAGATGCAAATGGTGGCTTCTTCCTTTGAAGCGGTTGCAGGTCTCAGCGCTGCTACGCCATATGTTTCTTTGGCTCTCAGGACAGTATCAAGGAATTTCAGGTTCCTAAAACTTGCCATCTCGGATCAGCTAAAATACGTATGCAAGGCTCTTGGGGAAGATCTGTTGTCCCCGAATTCTGGTGCTAGCAGTAGCAAAGGCGATACGAGCACACCGAGGACGAGATACAGGGATCAAAGCTTTCATAGGCACAAATCTGGTGGGGCTAACGTGGGTATCTTTGAACCCCAACAACACGTCTGGAGGCCCCAAAGAGGCCTACCCGAACGTTCGGTTGCGATTCTGAGGGCTTGGCTGTTTGAGCATTTTCTTCACCC GTACCCCACGGATACCGATAAGCACATGCTGGCCACTCAAACTGGGCTCTCTCGGAACCAG GTCTCAAATTGGTTTATAAATGCCCGGGTGCGCGTGTGGAAACCTATGGTTGAAGAAATACACATGCTTGAAACGAAAGGTTTGGCAGAAACTAATCGAAGTGCTTCGAACAACGATGGGAAATCTAAAGAGGGTACTAGTCAGCCGAATCATGAGCAAGCCTTGAATAATCTTGGTGCAAGTTCTATGCTTAATAAGCAGCAGTTAGAATGCTCCGGATCAGGCTCATCAGCAGGCAGTGGAGAACAACAACTGCAAACGGGACAGTGGAGTCAAGACAAAAGATCAAGATTAGATCAGTTTCAGGTACCAAGTAACATGGATGGATCAATGATGAATTTTCTGCCATACCAAAGAAGTGGGATTGATATAGGAGCTGGGCTTGGAGCTGTTTCACTTACACTAGGACTCAGGCATGGCGTAGAAAATGTTCAAcagcaacagcagcagcaTCAGCATCCAGAGGTGCAGCAACACGAAGATCAACTTAGGCGGCAATTTGGAGGTCAGATGATCCATGATTTTGTGGGTtga
- the LOC8264860 gene encoding ribosome-inactivating protein gelonin — protein sequence MDSYSVESVESFDAGSSDANKSEFVEDFETKMGSYHAESFDAGSYDANKYTDFLKKLRGTLKSSASHSIPVLPTKLSVTSSKRFVLLILKSSKSTITIALDVINAYVLGFQVGKKSYFFKDIAEDIYESKLFNGTTKARLPYGGSYQDLFNAGANREKVPLGISQLNNAIFQLIKYVSSPSTTDIASNLLVVIQMISEAARFKYIEKKLVEKFNEDLYPKGDLLSLENNWGALSIAIQTAKREKFSTKIALQDENYKTYNVSTVAEVQPMMGLLLAKESIRGEPMFWPNNEDFIQLLSMLD from the exons atggacaGCTATTCTGTGGAGAGTGTGGAGAGTTTTGATGCGGGCAGTTCTGATGCCAATAAATCCGA GTTCGTAGAAGACTTTGAAACGAAAATGGGCAGCTATCATGCAGAGAGTTTTGACGCAGGTAGTTACGATGCCAACAAATACACAGACTTCCTGAAAAAATTACGTGGGACATTGAAAAGTAGTGCGAGCCATTCGATACCAGTGTTGCCTACCAAATTGTCCGTCACTAGTAGCAAAAGGTTTGTTCTGCTGATACTCAAAAGCTCAAAATCCACCATCACAATAGCATTAGATGTCATCAATGCTTATGTTCTTGGTTTCCAAGTTGGAAAAAAATCCTACTTCTTTAAAGATATTGCTGAGGATATATATGAATCTAAACTTTTCAACGGGACAACAAAAGCCAGACTTCCATATGGGGGTAGCTACCAAGATCTGTTCAATGCCGGAGCAAATAGAGAGAAAGTGCCATTGGGAATCTCACAGTTAAACAATGCCATCTTTCAACTGATTAAGTACGTTTCCTCTCCTTCAACCACTGATATCGCCTCTAATCTTCTGGTTGTCATTCAAATGATTTCAGAAGCTGCACGATTTAAATATATCGAGAAAAAATTGgttgaaaaatttaatgaagACCTTTATCCTAAAGGTGACTTACTCAGCCTTGAGAACAATTGGGGTGCCCTTTCCATTGCCATTCAGACAGCTAAACGCGAAAAATTTTCTACCAAAATAGCATTGCAagatgaaaattataaaacgtACAATGTATCCACTGTTGCAGAAGTACAACCTATGATGGGACTCTTGCTTGCCAAGGAATCAATTCGTGGAGAACCAATGTTTTGGCCAAACAATGAAGACTTCATCCAGCTGCTGTCAATGTTGGATTAA
- the LOC8264863 gene encoding kiwellin encodes MESKNKNKIHLFSLSLIFNSILFASLSNAISSCNGPCQTLNDCDGQLICINGQCNDDPDIGSHICSAGGSDCQASGSMTCADKSYPTYTCSPPVTSATTAKLTLNNFSKGGDGGAPSECDEDYHDPTESVVALSTGWYNGGSRCGQMIRISASNGRSTTAKVVDECDSRNGCDSEHAYQPPCRNDVVDGSDAVWGALGLDKSLGIVDVTWSMA; translated from the coding sequence ATGGaaagcaaaaacaaaaacaaaattcattTGTTTTCGCTCTCCCTTATTTTCAATTCCATCTTATTTGCTTCACTTTCAAATGCCATCTCCTCCTGCAACGGCCCATGTCAAACCTTGAATGACTGCGACGGTCAGCTCATTTGCATCAATGGACAATGCAACGATGACCCAGATATTGGCAGCCATATATGTAGCGCAGGCGGTAGCGACTGTCAGGCCTCTGGCTCTATGACATGTGCAGACAAATCTTACCCTACATACACATGCTCACCTCCAGTAACATCAGCTACAACTGCTAAACTAACTTTGAATAATTTTAGCAAAGGGGGAGATGGAGGAGCGCCATCAGAGTGCGACGAGGACTACCATGACCCGACGGAGAGCGTGGTGGCGTTGTCGACAGGGTGGTATAATGGAGGGTCAAGATGCGGGCAGATGATAAGGATCAGCGCTAGTAATGGGAGAAGTACCACGGCTAAGGTTGTTGATGAGTGTGACTCAAGAAATGGGTGTGACAGTGAGCATGCATACCAGCCTCCTTGTAGGAACGACGTTGTTGATGGGTCTGATGCTGTCTGGGGAGCTTTGGGTTTGGATAAGAGTTTGGGTATTGTGGATGTTACATGGTCGATGGCCTAG